The genomic stretch TGTGTAATGTCCGGGTGTATACCTAAAAAAATTATTcacattttttaatattttaaaatatatttttaagcaGTGGGTGCACCTACGAGCCAAAATGTATTTGTGGTGGTTTCCCTTATAAGTTTTAGAACTTCAGAAGCAACGTCTTAATTTAGGTTATAGTAGAAAACAAAGGCGGAGGTGAAATCCACGAGCCTGGTGTTTCCCAGTTCAATGCGCAATTGATAGCGATGCCGTGGCGGTCGGCGGGCGACACCGCCGCGTCGGTGCTGTTGATTGTCAGCGCACGCGTGGTGCCGGAGGCATCATAGGACACGGCTTTGGACCGTTGTTTGTCCCAAGTCCTGAAGTCCAAACGAGAAGCCTCTTCGTCATTTCAGTTCCAGGGTGGGCTCACCTGCACCAGCAATCTGGTGATTCACACGTATTGAATGTTCGATGTATTTTGGCTTCAGCCTCAACAAAAACCAAACACGCGTACCACTGTCGTTCAAAATGGAAAGGGCATCATGACAATCAAGAGTAGCAGGGAGAACAGAAATAGGTAGAAGAAATAAAGCTCCATCTGGTGCGCAATGCTGCCAGGTACCTTGGTTCCTAAGAAACGAGCGTAACTGAAATAGCCACAAAATGGGGCTACGATGATACATCACAACCCGAATCAGATGATTCCAACTAACCTTGATTGTGCTGTCAGGTACCCAAGCAATAGTACATAACAAAAGACCACAGTAGTGTATTTACATCGGTTGACATCAACTATAGGTAATGACTCACGATCACGATTGGCGTATACATCGACATGAATGAACAAATCAATCCATCTATCATATGACAGTGTATCAATATATCTGAACCTAATATGAACGTTGCTTGCTTGCATTGATCAGTAGTAGTGGGTATACACTTGGAATTCAGAATGGCACTGTTCTTGTGGCGGTATCTTCAGCAGGCATCCTCCAGCAGCCACAGGCAACAACAATACCGGCATCGGAACAAGGTCGGTGATAGATACAACAGTATAACAGCAGGGGATGATGAATCTAATTTCCCAACGAGAGAAATCGGCATCCACACAATAGCCCGTTCATGGGCCAAAAATGTACCAGTTCACTAGTCTACTCTTCCTCCTCCACATCAGGTGGTAATGTAGGGCTTTTTGAACACAAAGTTGTATTGTGCAGCCCCTTTATTTTCTCAATGGGGTTACAGGGACCTGTAAACAATAAGGGCAACTTTGAACATGTGTTGGATTTCCATGCATGGGCTCAAGCCACGGAAAAGGCGTGCCATATGGTCAAAGACTATTTGTATTGCATAGTTAGAGCTTGATTTATAGTGGTAGGCTTGACATATGAGAAACATTATGCCATAACAGTACTGTAAAAGAACAGCTGATGCATCTAGATATAACTATAAATACTGATGAGGGATAATGATGTAACTGGCACTATGGCTGTTCTCTCCAAAATAATATTTTGAGATGAGTATACCAGGTGCATACCTGAACATGGCTTGCTGTCCCATACAGCAATGGAGGTGGGAGTACATGCGGAATCACACATTGCACGGTTGTCTTCATGATTTACATTCATGGCGAGCATCCATGAGCCAATGGTAACATCCTCATAATCGAACATCCTTAAACTGGGAAATgcagaaagaaaaaaatagcgACTACGTGAACATGCAAACATAAACATACCAAAAAGACAGCAGAAGAAAATAATTAAGGGATACTAGAGGCAGGTCCCCTCCACAGAGTGACTGTCCCTTCCCTGCATGACGTGTGTCATGCGGAGAGCACCCCATACCAAAAAGACACCAGAAGAAAATAATTAAGGTATACTAGAGACAGGTGCCCTCCACAGAGTGACTGCCCCTTCCCTGCATGACGGTGTCATGCGGAGGGCACCCTCTGGGGCTTTTGGTTTCATTGGTTTTGTGTGCACATTTTAGGTCTTTGCTTGAAGGCAACATTCGGCTACCCTTGCGCCAAGTCTCGATATCTATTTAGCGTTCCTGTTTGTACTCTATATTCCCATGAATGTTTAGTTTATATAAGTTCATATCCAGGTAAAAGAGGAAGGCATGTAGGAACTTTCCATTTGAGGACAGCATATTTTCAAAATTCAACAATTCTTTACGCGTGAATATTTGTTACATTGTTTGGAGTTATAGTACAAGTATGTTATCTTAGTTCTGATAGCAGGATGGTCAGGCCAGCGGTTCTTGTGCCAAGCAGGAGTTGATTTGTTTACTTCTCCAACATGGGGTTATTTCCACCCTTATGTCTATGCCTTTGTCTAGCAGCACGCCAGCAGTGCAGCACCTGCCTGAGATGGTGACTCGTTGAAAAATGGCCTCCTTCCAACTCTCCTACAAAAGTGTTTCTTCACCTCTGTGCTCAATTTGGTTTTTCCCTGCAAGATTTTGCACCTTCGATCTATCTCTTATGTTCAATGACCATCCTTTCAGATTCGCAGTATGTCCATGACACAACTAACTTGTgtaataggccttaagccttgaatGCTTCACTGGAACTCAAAATCACGATTTAGTTGATTGTAAGCACTTAGCAGTACTTAATATGTAATCATTCTAATTATCATTGACATAAAAAATATTAGTAGAGGATCAATAAGGCCATGCCTATGTCCATCATGCATAGTAAAAATTTAGAGCTATACTAGCATAATGTACAAAGCTAGACGATAAGATTAATAAACTACTTACCACTGTGCATTGATAATAATTAGTAAATCAACAAAATCCCATTAGCGTGTGTAAAGGCTACCATTGACAAATAACGTTGTTCCACTATACTAGATCTACCTGTCTTGTCATTGTGAAGTACCAAGGTAGGGGGCATATACTATGTACAATCTACTAACAGAAGTCACGAAATTTCTACAAATACTATACCAATGGATATGTGCATGTTCCAATTCTTTTATATGACAAACCCATGTGCCCCATATCTTTACATACACATATTGCTATAAAATACCTTTGGAACTAATCAACACCAAATATTtataatatttatccacaaaAGTCTATCAGATTTGTCATGAAATGGTTTAACAAATACAATTTATTACTAAAATATAAATACAAAAAAAAGCAATTAAAGCTGAATCTTCAAGACTGTATCCATATCTAAAGGGTCATGTACTTTGGAACGGAGGGACTAGGTTGGTTGTGTTGGCACGTTCTTCTACCTTCCACCTTAGCAGTATATGTGCATGTGACTTGGTAAATCTTCTGTGCAGAATGGGGTTATTTGGGCTCATAGCTATGCATATACCATTTATGATATCCTTATCTACAGCTTTCTGATCAGGTAAAAATTAGTACTCAATTTTAAAAATTAGGGACAATTAGCTGACAATAATGAATAAGCCGACAAAGCTATAACCGGTTGTTTTTGTGCATGATAGATTTCATAGGGTTCATGTAACATGTTTGGCTGAGTGCATATTTTGAGTTCCATTGCAAAGTTTAGGCAACATAATCACGAGAAATTCACATTTTTTATATTTTCGTATTGTGGCACAGTTTACTTTAGATCTGCTGCACCACGTCGGGATTCGGCTAAAAACATAAATAACTCACCACTAAAGATATTAAACGATGTTTCTTGCAGGTATGCAGCATTTGCATTTGTATTTATCTTAATATCTTGGTTGATGAAGAAAGGCAAACTATATTCTCCTAGAGCTTTCACTGTATGGAAAGAAAACAGAAAGATAAACTACTAACCTATCATTCTTTGCAGTAGCTAGAGCTCCCACCACTTGCGAAGAAAGAGCATACAGTGCGCCAGATGCGTGCGAGAAGTACTCATTACCTAATAATCCCCATGAACTTTCATACCTatcatgaaataataacatgatcACTGAACAAGATAGAGGTACAACTTGCACATGGAAAATTCAGTAACTTCAAAAGAAAAGTATGTCATATATGTAAATATAAATTAAGTTAGAACCAATTTATGTTTCAACTAACCATTTCATATTTGGATCATTGACAACTGGTCCCTTCTTCATGCAACCAACGTAAGTCCGGTGATGAGGCCTATCCTTTGCCAGGAGAGCAGCAAGTCTATCTGTCACAGAAATGTGACAAGAATAATATACAACAGATCTAACTATTATCTAGGCAACAGTTTTGGTAAATTGTAAACACAACCTTTACCTGGGCGCAGATAGATCGTGTCATCAGCTTTGACATAGAATTCTGCATCGAACATCTCATAAGCTGCTTTGAAATATGCTAACCTATTGCATGGCCAACAAAAGGGGTAAACAAGATTAGTCAGATGCAAGTTTACAGGTAGAAATACAAGGGTACAGAGAACAGCTTACATCTTCTGTGGGGGCTTCGTACCCTCTTCAGCATCAATAAACAAAAAGTCATGATACAGATCTACCTCTTTCTGAAGATCTGCCATTTTTTCTTTGTCCTTTGTCCTTCCAATGACAAACCTAAATGATAAACCAAATCCATGTTCCAAACTGCAGAATCGATGGGAGGGCCAGTGAGCATAAAAATGAGTAATGAATTCTTTACTACTGAAGTGTTGAAAATAGGGGGGAAATACGCCCTCAGCAACCGTTAAGACGATTAAATTAGAGATGGCCCTTTTTCAACTCCCGCTAATAGTTAGCGTGCTTAACGTAAAGTAGCTAACCATTTTACATAAGGAGGTCATATCTGATAAGCTAGAAATTAAATAGCAAAAGTGATGTTATGAAAGAAGCATACTGAGCCCTGCTCGCAACAGATTATAGTTAATATTCAGTTATATCTCATGTCCAACTATAGTTTAAATCCCTTTCTGGTAATGCATGCCAATGCGATTACGGATAAATTAAAGTATAGTTGCATGAGAAAGAAATAAATAGTCTCACAAAATGAAGGCACTCTCTAAAATCTGAAAGTTATCATGAAGTCGATAAAACCACAAATATATCCATAAGGCATctaaaacaagatagcaaagaatGTGAGCAGATCTTGAAAAAATAAATCCATTTAGCCTCTGTTCCTGCTATTATTCTAAAGCAATGAATAAGTTTGTTAACTTGTGTCCTCTACAAATGGAGTATATTGCTTGGTCACAGAACAATCAATTGCATTTGTTTTTACTTGGTCAGAGGAAAACACTTTGTACGAACCAGATCGCACTGCCCTCTGAATACTGCAACATGAGCATTTGTACAATCTACAGTAAGCGGGCCAGTTAGTGGAAAACTGAGCTAATGGTGAATATTAGTGGCATTGTATTTTACATTTTGGAGAGCCTGCTATATTATCGGTGCACCTGTATTTTCTCTTTGGACATCGCATAATGAGGTGGCATTGCGCGTTAGTGACTACCTTTTACTTTAATCGTTGAGCTTTTGAGACTTGGTGTACAACCGTTATCAATTTCAAGGAAGTTTTAATATGCAGCAGTTTGTGATGTGTGTCCACATTTCACCCTTATTTTGAGATATGCTTATTTTAATATACAATGTTCCAACCATAGCTTACAAACATACTCTGTTGCATAATCTAGAAAATGGAATTGCAAATTGGTACTGTATTGGAGTTTCCACATCTCCTCATTTGGTCACGTACTCACATGTAATGTACGTCAGGTTAGTAACCACTGACAGGAAAAAAAACTCCTCTATTTTTATGTGCTAATCTTGTGATGCTGCTATTTCCTATAATGCGAGAAAAACTCACTTATTAGTGTATGCCTAATCGCCATGCCAAAGCAAAACTGCAAAATGAACCATCCCAACCAGACCTACTATTAAACCATAAAATTCACAATCACAACAAGCCAGTCACAAAATAACCTCAAATTACTAGTTATTAAGTACAGCCTAGAGTACTGAGTGCAGGAATCATTAGTGATTCAAACAGATCTGGCATTACTCGAAGCTTCATTAGAGCAATGCAGGCAGGTAACAGCAACTACAAGCATCGTCTTAATAGATCCCCATGGCGGTATAAGCTACACATAATGCTAGAAGCTTATATGTGAAGCATAACAAGAGTAGCAGCAAACTAATCCGACCAGATCCAAGTCGAATGAATGGAGAATCATATGAAACCTTACGATGCCTTCAGGGTTGGGCGGGAACCAGGTGGCTCGTAACGCGGCGCGGCGGTCGGCGGATCCGAGCTCGGTGTGGACCCCGACGACGGCGAGCACCTTCTCCCTGTCGGCGGCGGAGTAGTTCCGGGAGGAGGCGAGGAAGGAGCGTAGGGAGTCCTCCACGCGGCCGCAGCGGAAGGCTACGGAGGCGGGGGGCGGCTGGAGTGGCGCAGGGCGGAGGCTAACTGACACGGCGAAGGagagggaggcgacggcgaggaggaggcacACGACggcgaagaggaggagaaggcggtgaGGGGAAGCGGGGGAGGCCGGCGAGGGGAAGCTGGAGGGGGCGTACGGGCGGCGCGGCTTGGCCTCGTCGTCGGAGCGGTGGTAGGGGAGGACGTCTTCGTCGTGGTGGTGCCGGTGCTTGGGGTGGTGGAGCGGcattggaaggttctagaaggggcGAAAGACAGTTGATTCTGGGAGAGGAGAAGCAGACTTTTTGGGAGGTTGAGTTGGTGTGATCTGATCTACTGTCTGTATTAAGATCAGTGCAGCGTTTGCTTAATACACACTTCACTTCACAACGTTCAACTCTTAAGCTTGTACACTGTTGTACTAACAACACAATAAAATACAATAAAATCGCGCAAAATCTATTCCGTAACTGGGCTCTCCCGTGTCTTACAGCGTGCTCCACCTTCCGCGTCGTCGGATCAAAATTGTGCGGTGCGGAGCAAGCGGTGCTACAGTCCAAAGCAATGTCCACTGTGattattctttttcttttttcttcccgTTCGAAATAGAAGTTCGTGTCCATCCCCATTATCTGTCTTCCTCCGCTCTCCGCTATCTCGCTCCGATCCGCTCCGCGGCGACGACCTCCACTAGATCTCCACCTACCGGCGGCGAGCTCTTCGGGCGGAAGCCCCGGCGGGAGTTTCCGGCTATGCTCGCCTAGGCTGCATCGCAGATTCCTCGTCTAGGCCTGCGCATCGAAGCGGCAGGTTCCGGAGTTGTTTTGCTTCGAGGGTTGTATCGGCGGCGCCGGCCGGCGATTGGAGTGGTCTGAGGCTGGCGGACGTCGCGTTTTCGAACCTATTCCGCGTCGCCCCTTGCGAATCGACCGTTTCGAGCCATGGCGGTGAGTGATTTCATCTTCTCGTTCGAGTCATGCAGTTGGTGAGTGACCCTGTTCTCCTTCCTAGTTCCTCCTATGGTCGTAGTCATGTTGTTTTATCTGTAGGCGCTCCTAATTTCGCTCCCAATTTCACCCAATTTCACTCCTAATTTTCGCTCCCAATGTTAGGACCAATTTTATGTGTCATTCTGGTGAAATTGGGGTTGCGTTCCTGTTGTATATGGGTGTTGTATTGTTCATAGCTTTGTGGTTTTTCAGTATGCATGGGCTATTATGCACCGGTACTGTTTAGTTTGATGCAGTAGGTTTGTGgtttttgcagtagattgtatgcacaTGTACTGTTTAGTTTGATGCAGTAGCTTTGTGGTTTTTGCAGTAATTTTGTGGGTTGCAGTAGACAACATGGTTGTTGTGGTTGCAGTCATGTTTTGCACCAGTAATATTTCGACAAGTTGCACACTATATCAATTTAGCTCAGTTATTCATGTAGTACTATCAATTTCATCTTGCAATTGTACTTGTTGGTATCTATATTTTCTAGTAGTAAATACATCCTAGGATGAATACCTCCAGCAGTATATACATCCAAGGATTATATCTTTTGAATTAACTATATCATAATTGGATGTTTATTACATCCTAGACACATGAGTGTACCATGTTGGATGTATATTTCAAGGAGTTAATACATCCCAGCAGTATATACATCGCAGGATGATATCTTTTTGAATTAAGTATATCATAATTGGATGTTTATTTGTGGGAGTTAGTACATCCCAGACACATCAGTGTACCATATTGGATGTATTTTTCCAGGAGTTAATACATGTTGGGATGAATATATGTTTGGAATTAAGTAGACTATACTGGATGTATATTTCCATTAGTTAACACATACCGGTAGCCTAAGCATAGGTCATGAATCATCATTGGATGTATTTTTTATTGTTGGTAttctttcttagttttttttacctgcattttttgtaatttttggaaTTTAATCAACATAAATGTACTTCTATTACATACATGCTTTCTACCGATTCCGTTGTTTTCTGTTACAGGGTGGTGATTATACTGTGTCCACCAAAATATATTGTCCCCAAATGGTATGGACCAACGAGTTAATCCTTTTTTACTCCTTTTTTGTGTGTCTTATGTGTTTGCATCTTACTCCTTTTTTTTactttgtgtttttgttttgtaGAAGTCCTCTCGCACACCGAAAAATCCTGTGAAGGAAGCACACTCAAAACTCAGCGcgatgaggaggaggctcaagttGAAAGGAATGGCGGATGAAACAGGGGTGCACAAAGAAGTAGCTGAGGAGGAGCAGATGAAATATGCACCAATAATAGAAGAAAATGTTCAAGTTCCAACTGCAAATGTGGAAGAAGCTGAGCCCGGAAAAGAGGTGCTCAAAGTTAAGAACCAGGTACTTTAactttatgtttttgttttttctgcaTTTTGTAATATATCAATGCTTTTCAGAACTACTGACTCATATGGGTGATGTTTTAATGGCAGAGTAATCTTTTCAATCGGTCATCTCCCATGAAGCTTGTCAGAGTTTTCAAGGATATGACTGAAGACCAGAAGAATTTGCTAATACAGTCAGATTTTGGAGGAATCATTAAGATGAAGTGTTCCAAGCTTATTCCTGAGTTGTGCAGGTTTCTGatgggttgctttgatcaagacAACTGTGTGCTGAACTTTGGTGAAAGGGGCAAGATACCTGTAACTTCTGAGTCTGTTGTGAATGTTTTGGGAGTACCTAATGGAAGTTCTGTCGTTCCTTATCGGCTAGATGTTGATGCTACTAGTCTCATTCTGAACATGCTTGGGATCACAGATGGCGTGCAGCCAAATGTTTCAGATCTGGAGAAGGAACTAGGCCCATCTTACCCTGCAGATAATTCATATCTCAGAAAGTTCATCATATACATGATTAGCTCAGTTTTTGCTCCAACCACCGGCATAAAAGTCAGTCCAAAATGTTACCCTCCTGTGATAAACGTAGAAGCCATCAAAACCTTGAATTGGCCCAGGTTCATAATTGATACTCTTATCCAAACTG from Lolium rigidum isolate FL_2022 chromosome 4, APGP_CSIRO_Lrig_0.1, whole genome shotgun sequence encodes the following:
- the LOC124708551 gene encoding probable beta-1,3-galactosyltransferase 12; the encoded protein is MPLHHPKHRHHHDEDVLPYHRSDDEAKPRRPYAPSSFPSPASPASPHRLLLLFAVVCLLLAVASLSFAVSVSLRPAPLQPPPASVAFRCGRVEDSLRSFLASSRNYSAADREKVLAVVGVHTELGSADRRAALRATWFPPNPEGIVSLEHGFGLSFRFVIGRTKDKEKMADLQKEVDLYHDFLFIDAEEGTKPPQKMLAYFKAAYEMFDAEFYVKADDTIYLRPDRLAALLAKDRPHHRTYVGCMKKGPVVNDPNMKWYESSWGLLGNEYFSHASGALYALSSQVVGALATAKNDSLRMFDYEDVTIGSWMLAMNVNHEDNRAMCDSACTPTSIAVWDSKPCSGPCNPIEKIKGLHNTTLCSKSPTLPPDVEEEE